A stretch of the Lactuca sativa cultivar Salinas chromosome 9, Lsat_Salinas_v11, whole genome shotgun sequence genome encodes the following:
- the LOC111882591 gene encoding beta-fructofuranosidase, insoluble isoenzyme 1: MMRSFNRYLRVLPLLLWYLSMLNINLIGRGVMAFHKVHLNYRIDNVVDVKNVYRTGYHFQPKKNWINDPNAPMYYKGFYHLFYQYNPKGAVWGNIVWAHSVSTDLINWIPLEPAIVPSKPFDKYGCWSGSATILPGDKPIILYTGIINKKPEPGHQVQNYAIPANYSDPYLRKWIKPDNNPIIKPTHENVSSFRDPTTAWFNNGHWKTVIGSKNNHRGIAYLYRSRDFIKWTKAKHPFHTKSNTGMWECPDFFPVSSQETSGLDTSALGDDVKYVFKVSLDMTRFDYYTIGTYNVIKDKYVPDNTSVDGWAGLRYDYGNFYASKTFFDPIKKRRILLGWANESSTTNEDIAKGWAGIHLIPRKLWLDPSGHKLLQWPIRELDKLRGKMIELRNVKVNKGDTIEVKGITSSQADVDVTFSFSSLDKAEMYDKKWEKFPVENLAKSICGIKGSNVQGGLGPFGLLTLASSKLEEYTPILFRIFKTIDNKHKVLLCSDATPSSLNPNEYKPSFGGFVDVDLSEKKLSLRSLIDHSVIESFAEGGMTVISSRVYPTLAVAGNAHLHVFNNGSEIITIERLNAWSMKTARIN; this comes from the exons ATGATGAGGTCCTTCAATAGATATTTACGGGTTTTGCCATTATTATTATGGTATTTGTCAATGTTGAACATTAATCTCATTGGAAGAGGAGTTATGGCCTTCCACAAGGTTCACCTCAACTATAGAATTGATAATGTCGTGGACGTTAAGAACGTTTATAGAACTGGCTATCACTTTCAaccaaaaaaaaattggatcaaCG ATCCAAACG CACCCATGTATTACAAGGGATTCTACCATTTGTTCTACCAATACAATCCAAAAGGAGCCGTGTGGGGCAATATCGTGTGGGCCCACTCGGTGTCAACCGATTTAATCAACTGGATCCCGTTGGAGCCAGCAATCGTCCCATCGAAACCGTTCGATAAATATGGGTGTTGGTCTGGATCTGCCACAATCCTACCAGGCGATAAACCAATAATCTTATATACAGGTATAATAAACAAGAAACCAGAACCAGGTCATCAAGTCCAAAACTATGCCATTCCCGCCAACTATTCGGATCCTTACCTAAGAAAATGGATCAAACCCGACAACAACCCGATCATCAAACCAACACATGAAAACGTTTCCTCTTTTCGAGACCCCACAACGGCTTGGTTCAACAATGGCCATTGGAAAACTGTGATTGGTAGTAAGAACAACCATCGAGGCATTGCCTATTTGTATAGAAGTCGAGATTTTATTAAGTGGACAAAAGCCAAACATCCATTTCACACGAAGAGTAACACTGGTATGTGGGAATGCCCTGATTTTTTCCCAGTATCATCTCAAGAAACAAGTGGGTTGGATACGTCAGCATTAGGTGACGATGTTAAGTATGTTTTTAAGGTTAGCCTTGACATGACTAGGTTTGATTATTATACGATTGGAACATACAATGTCATTAAAGACAAATATGTCCCTGATAACACGTCAGTTGATGGATGGGCCGGGTTGAGATATGACTATGGGAACTTTTATGCTTCTAAAACGTTTTTTGACCCGATTAAGAAAAGGAGGATTTTGTTGGGTTGGGCTAACGAGTCAAGCACTACCAATGAAGATATCGCAAAAGGATGGGCTGGAATTCAT ttGATTCCACGTAAGCTTTGGTTGGACCCAAGTGGACATAAATTGTTGCAATGGCCAATTCGTGAACTGGATAAACTAAGGGGTAAAATGATAGAATTGAGAAACGTAAAAGTCAACAAAGGTGATACCATTGAAGTCAAAGGGATTACATCGTCTCAG GCGGATGTAGACGTGACATTTTCATTTTCAAGTTTGGATAAAGCTGAAATGTATGATAAAAAATGGGAGAAATTCCCAGTGGAAAATCTTGCGAAAAGTATTTGTGGGATAAAGGGGTCAAACGTCCAAGGTGGGCTTGGGCCATTTGGGCTTCTTACTCTAGCTTCAAGCAAGCTAGAAGAGTACACACCTATTTTATTTAGAATTTTCAAGACCATTGACAATAAACATAAAGTTCTCTTATGTTCTGATGCAACTCC TTCCTCATTGAATCCAAATGAGTACAAGCCATCGTTTGGGGGCTTTGTGGATGTCGATTTATCCGAGAAGAAGCTTTCACTTAGGAGTCTAATTGATCATTCGGTCATAGAAAGCTTTGCAGAAGGAGGGATGACAGTTATCTCATCAAGGGTTTATCCGACACTGGCAGTTGCTGGGAATGCACATTTACATGTATTTAACAACGGTTCTGAAATCATAACAATTGAGAGACTAAATGCATGGTCCATGAAGACGGCTCGTATCAATTAA
- the LOC122195953 gene encoding uncharacterized protein LOC122195953, translating into MWLLIKYELCKNLVTMLQLSELNDLWNRVALWWGVHVPQHLSIDSLLFWSNSFSWRSGQWKEFDAVIMTTLWCIWNFRNSILFGMELPMKSVIFDDTVKNSYFWVVNRCSKPNIRLTNWLHNLVSTCKLL; encoded by the exons ATGTGGCTACTTATCAAATATGAATTGTGCAAAAACTTGGTGACGATGTTGCAATTAAG TGAGTTAAATGATCTTTGGAATAGAGTTGCTCTATGGTGGGGTGTTCATGTTCCTCAACATCTTTCCATAGATTCGTTATTGTTTTGGTCTAATTCGTTCTCTTGGAGAAGTGGTCAATGGAAAGAGTTTGACGCGGTGATTATGACGACGTTATGGTGTATATGGAATTTCCGGAATTCCATTCTTTTTGGAATGGAGTTGCCTATGAAATCAGTAATTTTTGATGACACGGTCAAAAATtcttatttttgggttgttaatAGGTGTAGCAAACCTAATATACGATTGACTAATTGGCTTCATAATCTTGTTTCTACTTGTAAGTTATTGTAA
- the LOC111882574 gene encoding beta-fructofuranosidase, insoluble isoenzyme 3-like, translated as MQGFSRFSWGLSLLICLLPTFNNLGGRDGGVIAFHTHDHHNHHHNHHHNHHHKHTHTHDTVKVKETYRTGYHFQPKKNWMNDPNAPMYYKGLYHLFYQYNPKGAVWGNIVWAHSVSKDMVNWIHLEHAIVPSKPFDKYGCWSGSATILPGNKPVIFYTGIVDPKPAPGHQVQVYAIPANYSDPYLRKWIKPADNPFLKPTSENISAWRDPTTAWFNNGHWKIIVGSRHNHRGIAYLYRSRDFVTWVKAKHPFHSKTDTGMWECPDFYPVSSQGTNGLDTSALGKNVKYVFKNSLEVTRCEYYTIGRYDLDMDRYIPDNTSIDGWAGLRYDYGNFYASKSFYDPSKKRRIVWGWANESSTSTEDISKGWAGIQLIPRKVWLDESGHRLLQWPIKELEKLRHQKVEMRNVKVHKGDTIEVEGITAIQADVDVTFTFKNLEKAEMYDEKWRKFPQHDLGKSICGVRSAIVHGGVGPFGLMTLASENLEEYTPVFFRIFKTKDKKYKALMCSDATTSSLNEKEYKPSFGGFVDVDLTKKKLSLRSLIDHSVVESFAEGGKTVITSRVYPMIATSCNTRLYVFNNGHETITVEKLHAWSMKTAHIK; from the exons ATGCAGGGTTTCAGTAGGTTTTCATGGGGTTTGTCATTGTTGATATGTCTTCTACCAACGTTCAACAACTTAGGCGGAAGAGATGGAGGAGTCATAGCCTTCCACACGCATGatcatcataatcatcatcataatcatcacCATAATCATCATCATAAACACACTCATACTCACGACACTGTTAAGGTAAAAGAGACATACAGAACTGGGTATCATTTCCAACCCAAGAAAAATTGGATGAATG ATCCCAATG CACCCATGTACTACAAAGGACTCTATCATTTGTTCTACCAATACAATCCTAAAGGTGCTGTGTGGGGTAACATTGTGTGGGCCCATTCAGTATCAAAAGATATGGTCAACTGGATTCATCTTGAACACGCAATCGTTCCATCGAAACCATTTGACAAATACGGATGTTGGTCAGGATCCGCTACAATCTTGCCAGGTAATAAACCTGTCATCTTCTACACAGGAATAGTTGACCCAAAACCCGCACCGGGTCACCAAGTCCAAGTGTATGCCATACCCGCAAACTATTCGGATCCATATCTACGAAAATGGATCAAACCCGCTGACAACCCTTTCCTCAAGCCAACAAGTGAGAACATTTCAGCTTGGCGTGACCCCACAACTGCATGGTTCAACAACGGTCATTGGAAGATCATCGTTGGTAGTAGACACAACCATCGAGGCATTGCTTATTTGTATAGAAGTCGGGATTTTGTTACATGGGTCAAGGCTAAACACCCGTTTCACTCTAAAACGGATACGGGTATGTGGGAATGTCCTGACTTTTATCCAGTGTCATCTCAAGGAACAAATGGATTGGATACTTCAGCTTTGGGTAaaaatgtgaaatatgtgtttaaGAATAGCCTTGAAGTGACTAGATGTGAATACTACACCATTGGTAGATACGACCTTGATATGGATAGATATATACCAGATAACACATCTATTGATGGTTGGGCTGGATTAAGATATGATTATGGAAACTTTTATGCATCTAAGTCGTTTTATGATCCGAGCAAGAAAAGGAGGATTGTATGGGGTTGGGCTAATGAGTCGAGCACTAGCACTGAAGATATATCAAAAGGATGGGCTGGAATTCAG TTAATTCCACGAAAGGTTTGGTTGGATGAGAGTGGACATAGATTGCTACAATGGCCAATCAAGGAATTGGAAAAACTGAGGCATCAAAAGGTAGAGATGAGAAACGTGAAAGTTCACAAAGGTGATACCATTGAAGTCGAAGGAATCACTGCAATCCAG GCGGATGTGGATGTTACTTTTACGTTTAAGAATTTGGAAAAGGCTGAGATGTACGATGAAAAATGGAGGAAATTTCCACAACATGATCTTGGTAAAAGTATTTGTGGGGTTAGAAGTGCGATTGTACATGGTGGAGTTGGGCCATTTGGCTTAATGACACTAGCTTCAGAAAACCTTGAAGAATACACTCCTGTATTCTTTAGAATCTTCAAAACTAAAGACAAAAAGTATAAAGCTCTCATGTGCTCTGATGCAACTAC TTCCTCCTTGAATGAGAAGGAGTACAAGCCATCATTTGGAGGCTTTGTGGATGTTGACTTAACCAAAAAGAAGCTTTCTCTTAGAAGTTTGATTGATCATTCTGTCGTGGAAAGCTTTGCAGAGGGAGGAAAGACAGTGATCACATCAAGAGTTTATCCGATGATAGCGACTTCATGTAATACACGTTTGTATGTATTTAATAATGGGCATGAGACTATCACAGTGGAAAAACTTCATGCTTGGTCTATGAAGACGGCTCACATTAAATAG